The following proteins are encoded in a genomic region of Nomascus leucogenys isolate Asia chromosome 17, Asia_NLE_v1, whole genome shotgun sequence:
- the NOD1 gene encoding nucleotide-binding oligomerization domain-containing protein 1 isoform X2 gives MEEQGYSEMEIIPSESHPHIQLLKSNRELLVTHIRNTQCLVDNLLKNDYFSAEDAEIVCACPTQPDKVRKILDLVQSKGEEVSEFFLYLLQQLADAYVDLRPWLLEIGFSPSLLTQSKVVVNTDPVSRYSQQLRHHLGSDSKFVLCYAQKEELLLEEIYMDSIMELVGFSNESLGSLDSLACLLDHTTGILNEQGETIFILGDAGVGKSMLLQRLQSLWATGRLDAGVKFFFHFRCRMFSCFKQSDRLCLQDLLFKHYCYPERDPEEVFAFLLRFPHVALFTFDGLDELHSDLDLSRVPDSSCPWEPAHPLVLLANLLSGKLLKGASKLLTARTGVEIPCQFLRKKVLLRGFSPSHLRAYARRMFPQRALQDRLLSQLEANPNLCSLCSVPLFCWIIFRCFQHFCAAFEGSPQLPDCTMTLTDVFLLVTEVHLNRMQPSSLVQRNTRSPVETLRAGRDTLCSLGQVAHRGMEKSLFVFTQEEVQASGLQEGDMQLGFLRALPELGPGRDQQSYEFFHLTLQAFFTALFLVLDDRVGTQELLRFFQEWMPPGGAATASCYPPFLPFQCLRGSVLAREDLFKNKDHFQFTNLFLCGLLSKAKQKLLRHLVPAAALRRKRKALWAHLFSSLRGYLKSLPRVQVESFNQVQAMPTFLWMLRCIYETQSQKVGQLAARGICANYLKLTYCNACSADCSALSFVLYHFSKRLALDLDNNNLNDYGVRELRPCFSRLTVLRLSVNQITDGGVKVLSEELTKYKIVTYLGLYNNQITDVGARYVTKILDECKGLTHLKLGKNKITSEGGKCLALAVKNSKSISDVGLASNGVSTEGGKSLARALQQNTSLEILWLTQNELNDEVAESLAEMLKVNQTLKHLWLIQNQITAKGTAQLADALQSNTGITEICLNGNLIKPEEAKVYEDEKRIICF, from the exons ATGGAAGAACAGGGCTACAGTGAGATGGAAATAATCCCATCAGAGTCTCACCCCCACATTCAATTACTGAAAAGCAATCGGGAACTTCTGGTCACTCACATCCGCAACACTCAGTGTTTGGTGGACAACTTGCTGAAGAATGACTACTTCTCAGCCGAAGATGCGGAGATTGTGTGTGCCTGCCCCACCCAGCCCGACAAG GTCCGCAAAATTCTGGACCTGGTACAGAGCAAGGGCGAGGAGGTGTCCGAGTTCTTCCTCTACTTGCTCCAGCAACTCGCAGATGCTTACGTGGACCTCAGGCCTTGGCTGCTGGAGATTGGCTTCTCCCCTTCGCTGCTCACTCAGAGCAAAGTCGTGGTCAACACTGACCCAG TGAGCAGGTACAGCCAGCAGCTGCGACACCATCTGGGCAGTGACTCCAAGTTCGTGCTGTGCTATGCCCAGAAGGAGGAGCTGCTGCTGGAGGAGATCTACATGGACAGCATCATGGAGCTGGTTGGCTTCAGCAATGAGAGCCTGGGCAGCCTGGACAGCCTGGCCTGCCTCCTCGACCACACCACCGGCATCCTCAATGAGCAGGGTGAGACCATCTTCATCCTGGGCGATGCTGGGGTGGGCAAGTCCATGCTGCTGCAGCGGCTGCAGAGCCTCTGGGCCACAGGCCGGCTAGACGCAGGGGTCAAATTCTTCTTCCACTTTCGCTGCCGCATGTTCAGCTGCTTCAAGCAAAGTGACAGGCTGTGTCTGCAGGACCTGCTCTTCAAGCACTACTGCTACCCAGAGCGGGACCCTGAGGAGGTGTTTGCCTTCCTGCTGCGCTTCCCCCATGTGGCCCTCTTCACCTTCGACGGCCTGGACGAGCTGCACTCGGACTTGGACCTGAGCCGTGTGCCTGACAGCTCCTGCCCCTGGGAGCCTGCCCACCCCCTGGTCCTGCTGGCCAACCTGCTCAGCGGGAAGCTGCTCAAGGGGGCTAGCAAGCTGCTCACAGCCCGCACAGGCGTCGAGATCCCATGCCAGTTCCTGCGGAAGAAGGTGCTTCTCCGGGGCTTCTCCCCCAGCCACCTGCGCGCCTATGCTAGGAGGATGTTCCCCCAGCGGGCTCTGCAGGACCGCCTGCTGAGCCAGCTGGAGGCCAACCCCAACCTCTGCAGCCTGTGCTCTGTGCCCCTCTTCTGCTGGATCATCTTCCGGTGCTTCCAGCACTTCTGTGCTGCCTTTGAAGGCTCACCACAGCTGCCCGACTGCACGATGACCCTGACGGACGTCTTCCTCCTGGTCACCGAGGTCCATCTGAACAGGATGCAGCCCAGCAGCCTGGTGCAGCGGAACACACGCAGCCCAGTGGAGACCCTCCGCGCCGGCCGGGACACTCTGTGCTCGCTGGGGCAGGTGGCCCACCGGGGCATGGAGAAGAGCCTCTTTGTCTTCACCCAGGAGGAGGTGCAGGCCTCCGGGCTGCAGGAGGGAGACATGCAGCTGGGTTTCCTGCGGGCTTTGCCGGAGCTGGGCCCCGGGCGTGACCAGCAGTCCTATGAGTTTTTCCACCTTACCCTCCAGGCCTTCTTTACAGCCCTCTTCCTCGTGCTGGACGACAGGGTGGGCACTCAGGAGCTGCTCAGGTTTTTCCAGGAGTGGATGCCCCCTGGGGGGGCAGCGACCGCATCCTGctatcctcccttcctcccattcCAGTGCCTGCGGGGCAGCGTTCTGGCGCGGGAAGACCTCTTCAAGAACAAGGATCACTTCCAGTTCACCAACCTCTTCCTGTGCGGGCTGTTGTCCAAAGCCAAACAGAAACTCCTGCGGCACCTGGTGCCCGCGGCAGCCCTGAGGAGGAAGCGCAAGGCCCTGTGGGCACACCTGTTTTCCAGCCTGCGGGGCTACCTGAAGAGCCTGCCCCGCGTTCAGGTCGAAAGCTTCAACCAGGTGCAGGCCATGCCCACGTTCCTCTGGATGCTGCGCTGCATCTACGAGACACAGAGCCAGAAGGTGGGGCAGCTGGCGGCCAGGGGCATCTGTGCCAACTACCTCAAGCTGACCTACTGCAACGCCTGCTCTGCCGACTGCAGTGCCCTCTCCTTCGTCCTGTATCACTTCTCCAAGCGGCTGGCCCTAGACCTAGACAACAACAATCTCAACGACTATGGTGTGCGGGAGCTGCGGCCCTGCTTCAGCCGCCTCACTGTTCTCAG ACTCAGCGTAAACCAGATCACTGACGGTGGGGTAAAGGTGCTAAGTGAAGAGCTGACCAAATACAAAATTGTGACATATTTGGG TTTATACAACAACCAGATCACCGATGTCGGAGCCAGGTACGTCACCAAAATCCTGGATGAATGCAAAGGCCTCACGCATCTTAA ActgggaaaaaacaaaataacgaGTGAAGGAGGGAAGTGTCTCGCCCTGGCTGTGAAGAACAGCAAATCAATCTCTGACGTTGG TCTTGCATCCAACGGCGTCTCCACAGAAGGAGGAAAGAGCCTGGCGAGGGCCCTGCAGCAGAACACGTCTCTAGAAATACTATG gctgACCCAAAATGAACTCAACGATGAAGTGGCAGAGAGTTTGGCAGAAATGTTGAAAGTCAACCAGACGTTAAAGCATTTATG GCTTATCCAGAATCAGATCACAGCTAAGGGGACGGCCCAGCTGGCAGATGCATTACAGAGCAACACTGGCATAACAGAGATTTG
- the NOD1 gene encoding nucleotide-binding oligomerization domain-containing protein 1 isoform X1, with protein sequence MEEQGYSEMEIIPSESHPHIQLLKSNRELLVTHIRNTQCLVDNLLKNDYFSAEDAEIVCACPTQPDKVRKILDLVQSKGEEVSEFFLYLLQQLADAYVDLRPWLLEIGFSPSLLTQSKVVVNTDPVSRYSQQLRHHLGSDSKFVLCYAQKEELLLEEIYMDSIMELVGFSNESLGSLDSLACLLDHTTGILNEQGETIFILGDAGVGKSMLLQRLQSLWATGRLDAGVKFFFHFRCRMFSCFKQSDRLCLQDLLFKHYCYPERDPEEVFAFLLRFPHVALFTFDGLDELHSDLDLSRVPDSSCPWEPAHPLVLLANLLSGKLLKGASKLLTARTGVEIPCQFLRKKVLLRGFSPSHLRAYARRMFPQRALQDRLLSQLEANPNLCSLCSVPLFCWIIFRCFQHFCAAFEGSPQLPDCTMTLTDVFLLVTEVHLNRMQPSSLVQRNTRSPVETLRAGRDTLCSLGQVAHRGMEKSLFVFTQEEVQASGLQEGDMQLGFLRALPELGPGRDQQSYEFFHLTLQAFFTALFLVLDDRVGTQELLRFFQEWMPPGGAATASCYPPFLPFQCLRGSVLAREDLFKNKDHFQFTNLFLCGLLSKAKQKLLRHLVPAAALRRKRKALWAHLFSSLRGYLKSLPRVQVESFNQVQAMPTFLWMLRCIYETQSQKVGQLAARGICANYLKLTYCNACSADCSALSFVLYHFSKRLALDLDNNNLNDYGVRELRPCFSRLTVLRLSVNQITDGGVKVLSEELTKYKIVTYLGLYNNQITDVGARYVTKILDECKGLTHLKLGKNKITSEGGKCLALAVKNSKSISDVGMWGNQVGDEGAKAFAEALRNHPSLTTLSLASNGVSTEGGKSLARALQQNTSLEILWLTQNELNDEVAESLAEMLKVNQTLKHLWLIQNQITAKGTAQLADALQSNTGITEICLNGNLIKPEEAKVYEDEKRIICF encoded by the exons ATGGAAGAACAGGGCTACAGTGAGATGGAAATAATCCCATCAGAGTCTCACCCCCACATTCAATTACTGAAAAGCAATCGGGAACTTCTGGTCACTCACATCCGCAACACTCAGTGTTTGGTGGACAACTTGCTGAAGAATGACTACTTCTCAGCCGAAGATGCGGAGATTGTGTGTGCCTGCCCCACCCAGCCCGACAAG GTCCGCAAAATTCTGGACCTGGTACAGAGCAAGGGCGAGGAGGTGTCCGAGTTCTTCCTCTACTTGCTCCAGCAACTCGCAGATGCTTACGTGGACCTCAGGCCTTGGCTGCTGGAGATTGGCTTCTCCCCTTCGCTGCTCACTCAGAGCAAAGTCGTGGTCAACACTGACCCAG TGAGCAGGTACAGCCAGCAGCTGCGACACCATCTGGGCAGTGACTCCAAGTTCGTGCTGTGCTATGCCCAGAAGGAGGAGCTGCTGCTGGAGGAGATCTACATGGACAGCATCATGGAGCTGGTTGGCTTCAGCAATGAGAGCCTGGGCAGCCTGGACAGCCTGGCCTGCCTCCTCGACCACACCACCGGCATCCTCAATGAGCAGGGTGAGACCATCTTCATCCTGGGCGATGCTGGGGTGGGCAAGTCCATGCTGCTGCAGCGGCTGCAGAGCCTCTGGGCCACAGGCCGGCTAGACGCAGGGGTCAAATTCTTCTTCCACTTTCGCTGCCGCATGTTCAGCTGCTTCAAGCAAAGTGACAGGCTGTGTCTGCAGGACCTGCTCTTCAAGCACTACTGCTACCCAGAGCGGGACCCTGAGGAGGTGTTTGCCTTCCTGCTGCGCTTCCCCCATGTGGCCCTCTTCACCTTCGACGGCCTGGACGAGCTGCACTCGGACTTGGACCTGAGCCGTGTGCCTGACAGCTCCTGCCCCTGGGAGCCTGCCCACCCCCTGGTCCTGCTGGCCAACCTGCTCAGCGGGAAGCTGCTCAAGGGGGCTAGCAAGCTGCTCACAGCCCGCACAGGCGTCGAGATCCCATGCCAGTTCCTGCGGAAGAAGGTGCTTCTCCGGGGCTTCTCCCCCAGCCACCTGCGCGCCTATGCTAGGAGGATGTTCCCCCAGCGGGCTCTGCAGGACCGCCTGCTGAGCCAGCTGGAGGCCAACCCCAACCTCTGCAGCCTGTGCTCTGTGCCCCTCTTCTGCTGGATCATCTTCCGGTGCTTCCAGCACTTCTGTGCTGCCTTTGAAGGCTCACCACAGCTGCCCGACTGCACGATGACCCTGACGGACGTCTTCCTCCTGGTCACCGAGGTCCATCTGAACAGGATGCAGCCCAGCAGCCTGGTGCAGCGGAACACACGCAGCCCAGTGGAGACCCTCCGCGCCGGCCGGGACACTCTGTGCTCGCTGGGGCAGGTGGCCCACCGGGGCATGGAGAAGAGCCTCTTTGTCTTCACCCAGGAGGAGGTGCAGGCCTCCGGGCTGCAGGAGGGAGACATGCAGCTGGGTTTCCTGCGGGCTTTGCCGGAGCTGGGCCCCGGGCGTGACCAGCAGTCCTATGAGTTTTTCCACCTTACCCTCCAGGCCTTCTTTACAGCCCTCTTCCTCGTGCTGGACGACAGGGTGGGCACTCAGGAGCTGCTCAGGTTTTTCCAGGAGTGGATGCCCCCTGGGGGGGCAGCGACCGCATCCTGctatcctcccttcctcccattcCAGTGCCTGCGGGGCAGCGTTCTGGCGCGGGAAGACCTCTTCAAGAACAAGGATCACTTCCAGTTCACCAACCTCTTCCTGTGCGGGCTGTTGTCCAAAGCCAAACAGAAACTCCTGCGGCACCTGGTGCCCGCGGCAGCCCTGAGGAGGAAGCGCAAGGCCCTGTGGGCACACCTGTTTTCCAGCCTGCGGGGCTACCTGAAGAGCCTGCCCCGCGTTCAGGTCGAAAGCTTCAACCAGGTGCAGGCCATGCCCACGTTCCTCTGGATGCTGCGCTGCATCTACGAGACACAGAGCCAGAAGGTGGGGCAGCTGGCGGCCAGGGGCATCTGTGCCAACTACCTCAAGCTGACCTACTGCAACGCCTGCTCTGCCGACTGCAGTGCCCTCTCCTTCGTCCTGTATCACTTCTCCAAGCGGCTGGCCCTAGACCTAGACAACAACAATCTCAACGACTATGGTGTGCGGGAGCTGCGGCCCTGCTTCAGCCGCCTCACTGTTCTCAG ACTCAGCGTAAACCAGATCACTGACGGTGGGGTAAAGGTGCTAAGTGAAGAGCTGACCAAATACAAAATTGTGACATATTTGGG TTTATACAACAACCAGATCACCGATGTCGGAGCCAGGTACGTCACCAAAATCCTGGATGAATGCAAAGGCCTCACGCATCTTAA ActgggaaaaaacaaaataacgaGTGAAGGAGGGAAGTGTCTCGCCCTGGCTGTGAAGAACAGCAAATCAATCTCTGACGTTGG GATGTGGGGCAATCAAGTTGGGGATGAAGGAGCAAAAGCCTTCGCAGAGGCTCTGCGGAACCACCCCAGCTTGACTACCCTGAG TCTTGCATCCAACGGCGTCTCCACAGAAGGAGGAAAGAGCCTGGCGAGGGCCCTGCAGCAGAACACGTCTCTAGAAATACTATG gctgACCCAAAATGAACTCAACGATGAAGTGGCAGAGAGTTTGGCAGAAATGTTGAAAGTCAACCAGACGTTAAAGCATTTATG GCTTATCCAGAATCAGATCACAGCTAAGGGGACGGCCCAGCTGGCAGATGCATTACAGAGCAACACTGGCATAACAGAGATTTG